Part of the Pieris brassicae chromosome 11, ilPieBrab1.1, whole genome shotgun sequence genome, ATGTTACGCCGATTACGCTAGCGTTGACAGCGGGAGAGTCCTGGCGCGGCGCTCGGACAGCGCTGGCAGCCATGTTATCTCGTGGAGCTCTAAACCCTGCAGATATATCAGTCCTGTTTCGCGCATATAATCAGCCGGAACCACCGCCCGTACATTTACTGAGGATACCACAGTTTTTAGGTAAATGGATGCAAAacgttaatttaataaatgctaCTATTATAACTAGTACGGATTTTGTAATAACTACCCAAATAACATGTAACTGTACTTTGTCATGTGAAAAAAAGTAGGGAGGATATTGTACAAGAGGGACAGTATTTGGTGCATGATgatgaaaacatttattttaacatttgtataattatcaTGTGTCGACTATTTTAGAATTGCTTGTGGACTCTTTGTATAAGCTGGGAAGTAAGCTAAATCCTGAACATAAGTCAAAGTACACATACCTTTTGGCCTATTCGGCGTCAGTGTGTGAAGGTGTGACCCCCGGAAAACCGATTAAAGATGAATTAAAACCAACATTACAAGCAATTGAGAAAATACATGCAGTCTGTTGCAGTTCCGTGAGTTCAAGTGAATTGATTGCTGAATTACCCTCACTCTATCATTGTATAAGGTATATTATCTTATGTAatcacaaattattatttttttatttaatgaggACAACTCATAATAACAATAGTTGTAATAGTATTTCAATATGAATATAAGTCTGATTTCAGATTCCCAGTTGTAGGAATGGGAGTGCTTGTATGGGTAGAATGTGTTGTCACAGAGCCATCTTACTTCAAGTTGTGCACAGAACATTGTCCTGTGCACTTAGCATTATTGGACGAGGTTGCTTCCTGTCACCCATTACTCCATCACAgactgttaaaattattaataaagctgTTTGAATCCAAACAAGAAGATCTGGAAATTTTAGTTCAGGTACTACCTTAGCGCACCTACATGCTATAGTTGGCTGTATATTGCTGGCATTGGCCGTTTATCCACTTACGGGCGTGGCACCCGGGACCCGAGCCGACGCCGTTCGCGTGCTGTTGTTTTATTCTTCCACAGTCTGAACTGTATTTGTATACAAGTAGTTGTATACACATAGTATTACATCTTAGACGCGTAAAACGATGTCTTTTTTGGATGAGTAACCAATACTTATAGAGATGGAACAAttaggtattaaaaaaaatttaaatgttccCAAAGAATTcctcaacaaaaaaaaacaaacaagcaGTTCATGCATGTATAGTACACATGCACTAACCAACTTATTTCTGGGAACAACATACATATAACTAACATTAGCAAACACATTTATCAATAACCAAATTGCTAGCAATAGAAAAGCAATTCTTATATAACAatgtagttttataataacttttattttacagttGGAATTGCGGAAAATGCTTTTGGACCGCATGGTAAATTTGTTAAGTAGAGGATGTGTTGTTCCAGTTttactgtatattaaaaactgtaCAAGCCGCGGAGATGTCGACCTATCTTTGATTAGGTATTTTTTGACAGAGgtcagtatattttattactatcacaGTCCACAGGCCCAGGGTgcatacaatacaaaaaaacatgatttataatgtaactcacattgtttttcaaattttacaatacaagtgcagtaaatttaattctagtgttttatgatttaaaatatacttttttgtaGGTATTGGATGCAATAGCTCCTCCATTTACTCCTGAATTTGTACAATTGGTATTACCTATGGTGGAAAATGAAGAAATTACAGGTACTATGAGGGCTGAAGGTGAAAATGATCCTGTTTCGGAATTTATTGGTAAGTATTCTTTCATCATGAATTAAttgcataatatattaaaaactattaagcactatattttttattgttacagtTCATTGCAAGGCACATTACTAAGTTGCAGTATTTAATCATGAATAAAGGAaactaatttaagtttattagctataatacatataaaatattttacctagttttacaattattaaattcttaaataaaattcaaatatattttcttaacttcCTCTAGCTGCTTTCCTCTCATAATACCTCTTTAAAGCCTGATCATATACTTCTCCAACAGTTCTCTTCTTCCAAATATCAAgcttagatttaattttttctttaagtttTGTTTCAACTTTGCTGTCAGCTCCTCCACCTTTAGCTTCAATATTATCaggttttttaaattcattttcaaCAGTTGGTTTTGAACTAGGAGTCTTTGGCTTTTGTTCATCATCACTAGATTCGTCAATTGAGAAGTCTGAATCTGCATCAATATTTACTTCTGTCtgtttagattttttcttatttatttcattgtcaGAATCTTCTATCTCACCCTCTGATATATTAGCACCATGTGATGATTTCCTTTGTTTTCTATAGTTCCTTTTCTTAGAAACTGGTGAGCTGTCAGATTTATTTCCTTGAAATTTCTCAATATAAAGTTCAGACTGTTTTTCTTCAGATTTTTCATTACTATCTTCTTTTTGAGGTCTATCAAAACCTAGCTTTTGCTCATAAAGATGTCTATAAAATCCACCTGATTTTATACCagatttatgttaataaataaaacttttcttaATTAACGTATAAAATACTACAGTCAAAATGATTACATGAATGAAAtgattgaattaataattatttcttaaattgaaTATGTATATGGGAGACTACAAAGTAGCATTATAAATTgtgaattataaaacatacccAAATCTTGTTGTTGTGTAACATCTCcaattttttctaaatattcttctcgtttttctttttcttcttctagTCGCAGTTCTTCaagcttttttttataagctgATGTAacaaaaacttctttatcagcAAATTCTTCACCTTCCTGTTCTCTCTCTTTTTGTAtcttaaagataaaaaatgatGATTACTTAATACTCACTTAATGCTGTTAGTCATACTTATCAAACAGTTAATCCCTTACTTGTCTCTCAATCCTCCGCTCATTCtctattttccttttattGGCAGTTTTTAATAggttttctatatatttaggaTTTTTGTTCTCTTTACTCttaattgctttattttccttttgtaTAACCATAGAATCATAAATCTCATCATATTGGTAAACAGTTGGATCTTCTAGTATAGCCTTTTTTTGTTCGATTTTGCTCTAAAATTTGTAGAAAattttgatatgatatgtTCAACTCACAAATTCTAACCAAAGAggtgtattattattgtcttaaataaataaaaatttatttctaaacataAGTTCAAGTATAATGCATCCAATTAGCTTCTCTTGCCTTAATAgtaattaacattaacaagaaatgtttacataataaaaataacaggtGTAGTTGTTGAAAAAACCAGAATACCTGTCTTATAGAAGCATCACTTGATTTCAATAGAACatgttttttcttaaattcatCTTCCGAGTCAGAATCATTCCCAAAAACATTACGTGATGCCTGGAATGTTGGCAGATGTGATTTCTCAGGGATAATGAGGCCATACctgaaattaacaaaataaacattacaatgcAAACTAGAACCCGCAAAGATTACGGGTTCTTGAATATTACGGCAAGTAACTTAAAATTCTCACTTTTTGTTAGACATTATGTAATTAGGTTagattacttaaataatgCAAGTACATATATCTTGTGTTGCTCCCGACTCGAGCTCATAAGAGTTAAAACTTAAtagttaaaagatttttttttaattttatggcctgataacgagacctttaagccaatagttaaaagtttttttttttttaataattttatggcctggtaacgagacctttaagccaagtctTATTTACGGTCACTAATTCACATGTTATTCTATCGTTTcacttgttttcttaaatcttccccacggtatttttgatgtatttatataatgcactataacactttttgtttttgagcaAATCACACAACTGGCGGCGGGAGGGATCACTAATTTCCATTATTTCACTTGCCAATATtagtctattaaaaatgaatatttggttttggcatttaaaaaagatatggTTGCTATCTGCGATCtcgttattattacagaaagagcaaatattgttagttataatattaagtttagcgAGGTGCGCGGGTGCAGTGTTATGCCCAAAGCGCAATCTGTTGATTGTGGTAACGAACTCACGACTCACGATACAGCTAGTATTCAACTCATCATACCAGGgtcttatatgtaaattttcctGTATACTACCATACCATTTTCCTTTCAATTTTTGATCTTCTTCCCATAATGTTGtccataaattttttatcgagttattgatataataataatcagtcaTAGGAACCTGTACCACATTTCTGACATTAAGAGTGTTAATCCCTTCATATGCAGCTTTGTCTGCTTTTTCGTTACCAGTAATACCTTTATGTGAGGGTACCCACATAAAGGCAACAGTTAtagttaaaagtaaaaaccACACATAAACTATAAAGTAGAAATTAGAATAGACTCTAGACTAAAGTAAACTGATCAAATGTAAGTTTTGACACCACTACATCTATGGTGGTATCATaattagattatatatttaattttaacaatgtaCTCTGTGATTTCAATCTAGACCATAGaagaataaaacatttaacattagtatGGAGAATGCCTTTGGGCTTAGTCAAGATGTCTTAAAAGTatatgtagaaagtcgaaaactaaaattgaaaatttgtcgacaaattttcataccgtcaaatataaatttgtccCTTTCTTTCTACGCACAATTACATAACACAGACGcgacaaacatattttagttGATTCtatcaattgcctctgcccatctatgtgtaTGGTGTgcaaggtcaccagctgagcgaccacgacAAAAGCCGTATTGACAATAGTTTCTATTATTTTGGAAAACAATTTCTTATGAATGAGAAATTATACTTGCTTGTTATACATTGTATAGTCTATAATAATCATCATAGATGATAAACATACACACGTGTATCATCTATGGTCCGACAATCCGGATAGAATACAAACCATagagtaaattattatatagatacaaACAACAGCATTAATATTATACGActtcaataaagaaaaatattaaatagactAAAATCAGGCCTACAATTTTCTAAGGataatttcaataacaatGGGATTTGGTAATAATAAGCCGAAATCTGTTCTagaatattatgtatacttATTCTCCATGAAGAAATTAAGAAAAGGAAAACATGGCAGAATAATAAGAAAAGTAAGCTTAATTATGTGTTTTATCAGAACTGTTTCTAGCCACACCACCTGAATGGTGAAATGCACTATTAAGACTATGCACATTAATCATCATCGCAGTTTTATTATTGCTGTCTAACCTGACACTTACTTGGTTAACTggtttatgtttaattacagCAAAACTTAATAACTGAAGCTACTATATCCTggttaaaattgaattcaaAGAAAAAGCAAATAATAACAACACGATTTCAAAGACAACAACTGAagttaaagaaaaactttGCAGAGAAGCTTAGAACTGTGGTTCCAGTTTCTAAGAAAATATTCAGACAGGCAGAGGTAAATAATTCAATGTAAGTTAAACCTGTAAAGTATGTCCAAATATATGGTAAAGTAGATCTAATCTGGGCAGTAATTTACGTTTATTAGTAGAAAAAGTAAATGTTTGATTATTCTATATAGTTAACTATGAATTAACTGTATAAATCAaagtttcaaattaaataacttgttAGTTTAATGTGACTACAAgcatgtaattattaatatagcaATTAACTTATTATGGTAATTATACATTGGATCCACTGAGCATTTAACAACTAGATATGTTTGGCCACTAATTTGATATCAATGAAACTACAgcgtttaattaattagattagAAATGGTGCATAAACCAGTTGTCTAGGCTTGAAACAAAATCATTTGGCATTAGGTAGCCTGTTGAAAAGTGATTTTGAGACAAGCCCCTGATGAAAATATCTGGgagcaaaaattataaagggCTCTATACCATGCCCACTGttattaatctaattatatgaatagaatatttaacataattaaattaactaattattttgcagaaatttattgaatttttctaATGaggatatttcaaaatatattggtAATGAGTGTAAAGATTTAACCAAATGTAATACAAGCATGACATCAAATTCTTTGTAAGTATTAGTCATTATTGTcactgttatatttttatgaatgagtcatcttcttaataaattgattataattttagacaACTGCCTTTGTATGAGCCTGAAAAGCAAGAAAATGCCTTAATTGAACAACTTCCAGCTTTGATGCTTGAACCAACTCCACCTGCCTTTAGGTAACATTTAGCCtcttgattttaataatattatgctaTACTTTTAACAATCTTGAGAAATTtcaatagaaatttaaaaatcaaattcttagttgtttttattttaggacATGCAAAGACTTTTATAATCTACTGAATAGAAGtactgaaaatataataccATGGGATGCACTTTCAAGAGGGGTAAAAGGCCAATATGAAAGAGCTGCCACAAGAATAAGaagaaattatattcaatCTTACACAAGCTTCTTAGAAACTCTAACCCCTATTGAACTTTTTCATCATTATAAGAATGTGACtgatgtttaataaaaagatttagttattactattatttattaaa contains:
- the LOC123716175 gene encoding negative elongation factor D encodes the protein MPTQYEDERSWETSNAQYDDDNGEDVIDNPEEVLQECLEKFKTPDYIMEPGIFGQLKRYFQAGGNPEQVIEQLSNNYSAVAQMANLLAEWLILAEVKVTEVQAMVENHLKEMIIKTFDPKKADTIFTEEGETPAWLTEMIEHPTWRSLIYRLAEDYPDCLMLNFTIKLISDAGFQGEITSISTAAQQIEVFSRVLKSAIVGFLQSSDDWQNSVNECAKMVCHGAHTYVYSQVIVHILSQEQRGGSIMKRLSQEITKCAQQSGHDVTPITLALTAGESWRGARTALAAMLSRGALNPADISVLFRAYNQPEPPPVHLLRIPQFLELLVDSLYKLGSKLNPEHKSKYTYLLAYSASVCEGVTPGKPIKDELKPTLQAIEKIHAVCCSSVSSSELIAELPSLYHCIRFPVVGMGVLVWVECVVTEPSYFKLCTEHCPVHLALLDEVASCHPLLHHRLLKLLIKLFESKQEDLEILVQLELRKMLLDRMVNLLSRGCVVPVLLYIKNCTSRGDVDLSLIRYFLTEVLDAIAPPFTPEFVQLVLPMVENEEITGTMRAEGENDPVSEFIVHCKAHY
- the LOC123716176 gene encoding nuclear speckle splicing regulatory protein 1, which produces MSNKKYGLIIPEKSHLPTFQASRNVFGNDSDSEDEFKKKHVLLKSSDASIRQSKIEQKKAILEDPTVYQYDEIYDSMVIQKENKAIKSKENKNPKYIENLLKTANKRKIENERRIERQIQKEREQEGEEFADKEVFVTSAYKKKLEELRLEEEKEKREEYLEKIGDVTQQQDLGGFYRHLYEQKLGFDRPQKEDSNEKSEEKQSELYIEKFQGNKSDSSPVSKKRNYRKQRKSSHGANISEGEIEDSDNEINKKKSKQTEVNIDADSDFSIDESSDDEQKPKTPSSKPTVENEFKKPDNIEAKGGGADSKVETKLKEKIKSKLDIWKKRTVGEVYDQALKRYYERKAARGS
- the LOC123716360 gene encoding uncharacterized protein LOC123716360; the protein is MGFGNNKPKSVLEYYVYLFSMKKLRKGKHGRIIRKQNLITEATISWLKLNSKKKQIITTRFQRQQLKLKKNFAEKLRTVVPVSKKIFRQAEVNNSINLLNFSNEDISKYIGNECKDLTKCNTSMTSNSLQLPLYEPEKQENALIEQLPALMLEPTPPAFRTCKDFYNLLNRSTENIIPWDALSRGVKGQYERAATRIRRNYIQSYTSFLETLTPIELFHHYKNVTDV